TCTGTTATTTCAGCGCTTGTTTTCGGATACTCTTGTTATTGGCTGGTTGAAATCCATTGAAACATGCATCTACCTGAGCACCATTTAATAGCTTCAGACCAACATGGTACATATATTTCACGTGATCACACCATGCACTTGCCCGTGTGTGGTAACCTCCTTCTCAGTTTGCTTTAATATTGTAAATCAATCAAAGCATGCAGTTTGATATTAATCAGGGTTATTTGGCTTTTTGGAGTAGATAAGTTTTGTCTTGCTTGATACTGATCTAATTTAAAAAGCAGCAGAACACCATTGGCAGAAACAACAGTACTACGTAGTTGAGACCTAGCAGGCCAGAGGCGAAGCTTGTCACATTGCAGTCGTCACTGTAACAGCAGTGAACTCTGACGCCTGGTGCTCTGTAGCCTTGGCTGTTGGCCTGACTGCAAAACGACTTGTAGGAGCATGACTTCATCACCCCGCCtgacaaaacagaaatatgagTGAGTCACACCAGTGGAATAACGGCATTTTACAAACCAACCTGTATTGCTTTGACGATGTTAGTTccagtttaaaaaatgcacaagtTGATGCATTCAGTGAGGCCTCAAGGCTGTTGCTGATGTTGGAAAAAaatgggatttttaaaaaactgtgcATACATAAATcttatgtatgtatataatatacaatGTAATTTATAGATATCTCGAGGCTTTGCTGTTTCCTCActaaaagaaatcaaataatGTATTCGTTGTGTAAAACTCTTGCCTTGCgcacatttaaatgaataaactgaGATCATTCATTTTGAGGATTTTGCTGAAGATGAATTCTCTCAGTGCCAGGTGTACATCCTAATTAAAAATTTTGATTGAGCAGCAAAGCTCTTCATTTCCTTAAAAGCCTCGCCCCCCCTGCCGACAGAGACACGTCTCCAGACAGCAGGCTTCACCTCTGTtacacacacttcctcacagataaaaatacagtttctCTAAGTATCTGTTACTGTTGCCACTATACTGTCACTGTTGGACTCACTGTCATGGCCCACCACTGTAGCACAGGCGTCAGAGTAGCTGGGACACGTTTTAGAACCTTGCCGGTTGCAGTCGTCATTGTTGGAGCCCATACAGGTATAGCACTGCAGAGCATCACCTCAGGGAAAAGAGAAGAACGCCTGATTAAACCACGACTACCAAAACGTGtgacaatgaaagaaaatggactttgttcagaaaaagaaacaacaggagATTATCACACACAAATATCCACAACAcgtcaaattttaaaatgtgctttgCACTGTGTAACAGAAAGTTTAGGTCAGAGATGGCATGAAGAAACACCCTTAAAAGAGAATAATTTGCTACTGTCATTAAAATGAATCATATTactatatttttttcaaatccaATGTTATTTTTAGAACAACATGATACCATTGTTTCATTAGTGGTTTACTGTTCATCATGCTAATGTAAGATTTTATATCAAATATTGTAGAGAAAGGTAAAAACAAACCCTGTGTCTATGccttttttctttatgtcaAGTTTAACCTTTATAAAAGCCAGTATTTTTCATGCTGCCTTATGATAAAGAATCAGTTACTAAGTACGGGGCATCCTGAAGATAACATAGCCCTATTTACCTCAATAATAAGAATTAATTCTGAGTATTTATATTCTTCATGAAGAGGAGATCTATGGGTTTCATGAGCATATATACGCAATGTCTTATGAGTTTATATTAAGAGGTGATAATGACAGTGGAAGTGGAGAGAAGACATCATTAATTACTCACCTCCTTTACAAGTCAAGCCGATAATTAAACAAGTACCCTCAGTTTATGTAGAAATGTCTCTGTAACCTTCAGCTAAATCTTCAGGAGCCTACTTCAGCACATAAAACACGAAAATGTCTTTCTCAAGCTCTCGAGAGGAAGGAGTAGCTTGCTCAGAACTAGCTGACCTTTGAAATATCACTTCAACACTTACTTTTGAAAAACCTTCATCCTCCCCTTAAATTCGAAAATGGCCCTTCAGAAGCTGCTTCCTAAGAGGATCAAACTGAGCTGGACTTACAGCAATCGCTTCAAACATTTGTTGTGGCAGCACATCTCTTGACTCATCTTTCATCATTTGTGTTGAGATACCAGGATGACAGAAAGGCAGCTCAGACGTACAAAGCGTTGGTAACCGCGACACTAAATGGTTGACATACTGTGTACTATTAACTGTCAAACTTTCAGCCATGAAACTGGTTAAAGCTCGATTTTAATAACAAAACAACGACAATAGCAAAAAATAATCAGCAATTTCCATGTATTTCTGTGTAgtctcatatttttttttcttgcctctTATGTGTATATTGACATGGTATGGCAAACGCCCCCTTATGTTTGCAGTTGACCCCAGACTATCTGCACTGCACAGCCGTGCTCCTGCATGCTGTATTAGGCTCCAGGCCTATTAAGAGATTAGCTGCATGAATTGCATGCTAGTTAAAAGGGAGGAGGTTACACCGaggggagaggaaaaaaagaaatgtaataaaaaaaggaacataaaatttttaaacagactttaaaacatacaaaatgtggttggaaaaagcaaaaataactGTAGTGTTATGTCTGACATCTTCCGTCCTGGAAACTAGATGGTGAAGTTATTTTTTCGGCTGCTTTTCTGCCTGTCAGGGAAATGatggatgacaaaaaaaacaagagactaCAATCTGCAAACCTTTGTTTTAAAATTCACTCGGGGAAATGTAGAGCGGTGCTTTAGAGGAGACTCAAGGAAAGTCCAAATACTTGGTACACTGAGGGTAGAGTCATATCTAAAAGGGGAAGAGATGAAGGTGAAGATAGATAGAGGTTATTAAGAATCAAAACTTCATCCTTACTGTTGGCTGCTAGCAGAACCAGACCGAGCAGGAGCAGCGGACAGCAGTGAGCGGTCTTCATGGCCCTGGTGGTCCTCAGTTGTCTTGGTCTCACAATGAAAAGCAGGTTGTTTGCTCCTAAAGCACCCTGAGGTTAATCTGGGCCATCAGATGAGCACATATCCCCTCCTGCACTGACCAGGAGATTACCGGCCCCTCCACTGGGGGCCACAGCTACAATTAAGTGTTGACTTGTTACGTCCTCAGCCCAGATAGACAAAGAAGTAGATTCATCCTGCACATTTCACCTTAAAGGTTTCTGTGCTCTGGCCACACCCATCCCAAGTCTGGTTATTCCCCATCTCATCCCTGTCCACGTTCAGTCCCGTCCTGGCACCCCCCCAACAAGACTGATCACAACCCAACTGAACTCTGACTTTGACACATTTAAATCTACTGAAAAATAGGTGTCCATGACATTGGTAAATAAATCACATAAAATCAAACTCTTTGATAATTCAGAAATAGTGATGCTTGTCATCCTTTTAATCACTGGTGATAAACTTGTAGCGCACATGTATCAAACTCAAAGCCCAAGGGCCACATCATTttaagagcataaaaggtcagtttctaaaaataaataggtcaaaagcttgctttgaccagaaactacatttcccacaatgcagtaattaagcccagtttaactttgacaaaaacgttttgaacaatgttaatgtcctaacttgtgtttgatgttatttttctttattcacttggatagtttgatttATGTAACAGAGCAACAGGTAAACATAGTTTTTcatgcaactgtaatgtttgcaagttgaataagtaataaattcagagttatttaacataaagGAGTAGTTCCATTTAtcttacattacactgagttacatttagttacatttaagttacatctggccctttgaggacagccgttaggctgatgtggccctcggtggaaatgagtttgacattcCTGCTCTAGAGGATGTTGTTTTGACAACTATTAGTGCAGGTATGTGCTATCTGAAATGGGTTGCAGTTATGCTGTATTGTGTTTATTCCTCTTAGACCTTAAGAATCTCCATAAATAACAGcctttttgcatgttttctaaTCATTAGACTTACATCTACCAACTGAACCCTCCTTTCATTTATGAACTTGTATGAGCGTCTGACCTAAAGCGGGTCTGTCAGGTACGTCAGGTGCCTGTGCTTGTGTAGTTTGTTCTGGCAGTGACTGTGAAACGGATCACTGTCAAAGTGTCATAATAACATCTTAACCCTGATTCTTGATGTGTTGTGACTCACATTGACCCACTTGACCCAATAGAGGGTCAAGTGGGCAAATAATCACAGTCAATCCAGTCTGTTGTATTGCCATTTTTTATTGCACTTTGTAAGCAGATGCTGTACAGTGGCTGTGCAGAGAAGTGATTCCTCAGTGCGACACAACAACCATAACAGGACTAGTAAGTGTCCATCCAAAATAAATTACGCCTGCTCACAACTGAATGAAATCACAAGTATTTTGCtttatatcaaaataaaatccaaaaaaaatagTCCCACAATTTCCTCAAGAAAGCTATGACAAGTATGACAAATATCTACAAGGTTATGTGACGGAAGTGAAAAGGAGATGCCTAACAGAATAACTataaaaatgttcaatattTCCATCAGCATATACAAACATTAACACGAACAAGCTCTCCTTTCTCTCACATGCAGTAAACTactataatattttatattcttcTGGTGTGGTAACAACATTTATGAATAACTCcacatctctttctcttttttttttttttgaaaatctttCTTGTATCAAAGAGGAGACAATAGCGGGAAGGGGCAAACAGTCTTCTCCCTCAGTGGCTGTCATGGCAACATCATTACAAATCATTTAACCCACAAACAGATCTCTCATTTCCTTGTTATCATACATACACATGctcacatatacacacacactttttagtaatataatatatttcCTAAAACTTTAAGCCAGACCCCTGATACAGTACAATACACtgacacattaaaaatgtacagATTGATTAGGATGAAGCCATTCCTGTGGATCTAGTGTATACAAATTCAGTAGGACATTTAGTCCCAGGAGTATTTTTGGCCAGCAGTATCCATCTCACTTTTACAATATTATAGATCCACTTCAAGTTCCAAAGTACTTTTTCCACAGCCACTCCCTCTGAAGGCCTTGGTCTGGATACGGTGTCATTGCTAACTCTTCCCCATCTTGGCAATCAGCTCATCGCAGATCTTCGTCAACTCCTCGATCTCTTTGTTCTGTTAAAATCCATATATATACAGATaactgtaaatatatatatttgctcTGAAAGATTTCTCAATGATTCTGTTGACTTATCTGACTGACCTTTTGTTCCAGTGTGCGTTCCAGAGAGTCCACTTTCATCTGCTCCTTCCTCAGACTAGCCTGGTAGGCTGTCTGCTCCTGCCTTGACTTAGTTCTCACCTGAGCGATCTCTGAATTGGCCCTGGAAACAAAATGAGAACCACGTCAGATCGCCATGACCATGAGCATGAACAGCATTGATGAAATATAAAACTATCAAATTAAGTAAAAGATTATTAGATCAAGTGGCACATTTCTACTGGACATACAGGTATACCATCGCACAGTCACTGCCAAATAAAAACTCTCATTGTGTACATAGACTCACTTGTCCAGTTTTTCCTCTGCATGAATCTTCAGAGCCTGATAGCGCTGCTCTTCTTTACGGACCCTGGACAGATACTCCTGAGCACATTTCTTCAGAACCTCttcattctgaatggagtggaAAATGTTGTAATTACTTGTCACGATGGTTGTTAAAACTAAATTGCAGGACATTTAGGAGCTGTAAATAATTATTCACCTTGCGAAAGCCCTCCAGAacatctttcattttctcataacGTCTGAAGAGGTCGGCCAGAGACTTTTCCACAGAGTTGAGATCAGACAGAGCCTGGTCCTTCTCCACGATCAGCTGCTGGATGGTGTGGTGGGACAGAGACTTCTCTTTCTGGTCATCCTCTAATGGACACacataaatatactgtagataagATGATCGCCTATATAATAGTTACTGGTTAAGACTGACGCCAACACAGGTTGATTTTTGACAATATATCACAATGAGTTTGAGGGTTAttatgaatttctttttttcccactgatAAAACAATGACATGCAAACACTGAA
This is a stretch of genomic DNA from Antennarius striatus isolate MH-2024 chromosome 11, ASM4005453v1, whole genome shotgun sequence. It encodes these proteins:
- the ly6pge gene encoding lymphocyte antigen 6 family member pge, producing the protein MKTAHCCPLLLLGLVLLAANSDALQCYTCMGSNNDDCNRQGSKTCPSYSDACATVVGHDSGVMKSCSYKSFCSQANSQGYRAPGVRVHCCYSDDCNVTSFASGLLGLNYVVLLFLPMVFCCFLN